GCTAACCAGACCCTCGATACTCTTGGCTCTCTAGTCAATAGCACACCGGCTAGCCCTCTCAAAGATCGATTTCAGACATGTGTAGGAAACTACAATGCAGTCATTTCCAACCTCGAGACGGCAAAGAAAGTTTTACTGTCCCCCAACTATAAATCTGCATTCACTCCTGCTGACAATGCACAGAAGAACATCCAGAGTTGTCAAACTATTTTCCTGTTATCACCAGAGCTGACCATACCGGCAGAACTCAATGATTTGGCTCATAAGTCACTAGACCTTGCCCGTATCGCTGGAATTATTTTACTGGATTTTCTTGTGTAAACGTAAGTTGAATCATCATTTTCTACATGTAGACCCTCGCTTTGCGGCTGCGCAATGAATAAAAGGATCTAAAAGATGAGctataaaattaatttttcaatgtcTACTACTTTGTGTGCACATTTGTTTCCTTCCCCGTCATTGCAACTTTATTTTGGTTGGTAAACGTATTACAAGAGATTTACAACcaccaaaaaaaggaagaaattaagaaatggTAGGTTCTTCTCGAaacataaatatattttgtatcACTAATCGCTAGTCTTCGTGCGTGTTTTAAGTCATGACGCTTTCATAATCCAGTTTATCTATCATATCTTTTTCAATGCATAACATAGCTAATCAGTTCAATCTTTTATCGCGGCACAGTTGACCGAATATAAGATTCATCAAAACCCATGGCCACGAATTTTGGAAGTTAAAGACAAATTTGGAGGTCTAGGCTAGGGCATGGAAATGGTTGCTAGgggtgttttttatttgattccaATGATTTCCTAGGACTTTTGATTCTTCAAACAAGTTAATATACCATTTCTAATTATATAATTTAACTCACaaacttttaaaattatttctttACCACCATTTTTTGGGCCTTTAATTTTGGAATTTCATTTAATTGGGCCTAAGTCTGGTTGGACATTTTCCCATCATACCTATATATAAGTGAATAAATAAATTAGGGGCCCTGAAAAATAGACAAAATTGAGTCTGATGCGGCGCATTCTTGGCGTATGTCCAAAGCAAAGCATCGTCAAACGGATTGAAGAACAAAGAGCATCTAATTGGACTTATATTTGTATGGAATTATGAAACCCAATTATACCCAAAGCAATTTTAATCCACTGTCTCATTATCCTCAAAGGCTCAAACAAACTCTAGTAGTTGACGTAAATCCATTATTTGAAATAGAAGGTGTCAGACCGCTTTTTTATCATCTCTCCAAAAACTAATTGGTGTTAAAGAGGGTtgtgttattatgtaaccaaatCTATTGAGGCACTCCGGACCCAACAGAAGGAaaccaatgaaaaaaaacaCCAGAAAAGAAAACACCGCGTACTATATTTGTTTGTGTATATGCGTGCAAAAGATGAAGGCACGCATTGCAACAACACAACCATCACCACTTCTCCCTTGCAGCCGCTATCTctagccgagagagagggagggagagggattGAGTGAGAACCAAATTTAGTTTCAAATGTAGAGCAGTGTTAATAGTCCCACAGGTTCTGAAGCCATGTGCCTCCATAATTATATTATGTTGAGTAGGATTCGATAATGGGTTTGAGTCAGTGCTTGAAAAATTTAAGATTCTATGAGACCCGTTGGAATTCACCTCTCTAGCTCCTTTCCTAATAGGATCCTAATTCcaggaaaaaattattcaaaagcaaaacaaaaaatatgactgcAGAAAAATTATAGAAACATGAGAGTaattaatcgatttattagtggaaaaaatatatattatctAGACGAGTAAATTGATTGACCTTGAAACAACCATTACTATTGCTATAAAACAAGAATTGCTTTAAAACAAGGATTTGGAATTGTTTTTTATTCTGAGGCATAACCTGTGTAATAATTCTtagcaataaataaataagtactttCTAAAAACATTGCTTGAGAGTATTGACCTAtttgaccgattagatgaaactTTTGTATTATTGGTTAAATATGTTGGGAATTTTTCCCATGGAAATATGCACAAAATAATAAAGTGTTGGTGAGAGGGCAGCCCCTTAGGAGTTGCCGAGGTACACCGATCGTGAGGCAAGACCGCAAGAGGAGAGTAGATGTGAGGAAAAAATAGTACGGGTAAGTGAAAACTATTGTGTATAGTCACGGTGTTAGGAGGTCTATGGTGGTTTTTCATCTCCCATTATAATATTCTAATTTTTCATATgatgaaatctctctctcccgtgaAGGAGGCATTGAGGCTAAACCGCATAAAAACTTGTGGCTTTTTTGATGTGTActtattcttttttggttgCGTGCAAGgcatagaaaaaaagaagaagaaagaaaacagtcggagatttttttttttttttgtcagaagTGAGAAGATTATATTGATAAATGTCCAGTAGCATTTACAAAATGTAGACCATTACAAAGaattggacaaagccaaactaatagtctaacaaatacaaaacaagtaCATCACACGACAATCGATGTCTTTCATTCTAACCCAGACATGACCTGACGCAACAGTGACACTTTTAAATtgcctaacatctaattagaagtctcaaacgagaaaaagtgcaaagttaaggacaaCAGACAACAAATACCCAAACGATCAGCTACACTTCAACTaagtatgaacgcaccaatAAATTTCCAAGAACTACAAGTCTGTCAAACCGCTACGAGTTGCTCCACGAAAGACATCATGTATGGATAGAACAAAACACAGATATCGTTGTGAAGCAATCTCGATTGAGAGAACCGaatctgtagacaaaattcgtccaaaAATGAAACTAACAACTCTCATAAAACGAAAGACAAAACTTTCACAGATCAGATAACAAGTCGTTAATCTAGAGAGACGAAAGAagaaaaggacaaaacaaacaaagaaattcGGAATAGTATCATAGCCTTCCTCTCCTGTTGCCGCACACGGGTATGGAACCCACGGGAGAGGGAAGGAAAAGAGGTGTTGTGGTGGCTAGAGTTGAGAAGGAGGCTGGGGGGCTATTGTGCCCCCAAGCACAGCAACGCCCTAAATGGGGTatgctccggtctcgctcccATGATTGGAAACgctcactttgtagagctcatcgatTAGATCAAGTGTATCAAAAATCAGCTCGTTCGGATATTATTAAGCGTCTCATTCGaatattattatcttgaaaagaatgaatcCGAAATACTAGATAAAACTCAttgatttttggtacatcaAGATAATAGTATTTGAATGaagcacttaatgatatccgatcgaggtAATTTTGGGCACACTTATTCTACTTGATGAGCTCTATGAAGTGAACGTTTTCAATTATTGGAGCGAGACCAGAGCAGGCCCCGTTTGGGGTGCTGCTCTTGGCTGCTCTATTTGGAGGCACAGTAGCCCCCCGCCTCCGGttgagaaagagggagagagagacagggtTGGCTCAACGCAAAAGGatttttgtatatattgaaGCCCCAAAATCTTTAATTCCCGTTAGTTGGAGATAACTTAGTCAATGATTGGATGACAAattccttttcaattaaatTCGTTCTTTGAATGTCATTTCGATCCATTTGATTGATGGGCTACCCTCTGCCCCGCTAAACATTGTGTCGAAAACAAGTTCTCATCTATGGGT
The sequence above is drawn from the Rhododendron vialii isolate Sample 1 chromosome 6a, ASM3025357v1 genome and encodes:
- the LOC131330249 gene encoding pectinesterase inhibitor-like — protein: MDLSCSTSSSSLLVSLLVVLLLAGSSSQSPSVKKPSDLVSKICLRTANRDLCLKIFEADPRSATADIKGLVLIAIDALEASANQTLDTLGSLVNSTPASPLKDRFQTCVGNYNAVISNLETAKKVLLSPNYKSAFTPADNAQKNIQSCQTIFLLSPELTIPAELNDLAHKSLDLARIAGIILLDFLV